One Nocardioides oleivorans DNA segment encodes these proteins:
- the deoC gene encoding deoxyribose-phosphate aldolase, whose amino-acid sequence MTASSTESSASAHGVFDDVVRSDSSLRRFLHGLPGVDQVGCEARAAGLGTRSIKTTSKAWAIDLAIRMVDLTTLEGQDTHGKVRALASKAMRPDPADPTCPATAAVCVYPDMVSVAKQQLGHSGVHVAAVATAFPSGRAAMDIKLADTRDAVEAGADEIDMVIDRGAFLSGRYLDVFEEIAQVKEACARPDGTSAHLKVIFETGELQTYDNVRRASWLAMMAGGHFIKTSTGKVQPAATLPVTLIMLEAVRDFREQTGQMVGVKPAGGIKTTKDAIKYLVMVNETCGEDWLDPDWFRFGASTLLNDLLMQRTKMTTGRYSGPDYFTLD is encoded by the coding sequence TCCACGGCCTCCCCGGGGTCGACCAGGTCGGGTGCGAGGCACGCGCCGCCGGCCTCGGCACCCGGTCCATCAAGACCACGTCGAAGGCCTGGGCCATCGACCTGGCCATCCGGATGGTCGACCTGACCACGCTGGAGGGCCAGGACACCCACGGCAAGGTCCGCGCGCTCGCCTCGAAGGCGATGCGGCCCGACCCCGCCGACCCGACCTGCCCGGCCACGGCCGCGGTGTGCGTCTACCCCGACATGGTCTCCGTCGCCAAGCAGCAGCTCGGCCACAGCGGCGTCCACGTGGCGGCGGTCGCCACGGCGTTCCCCAGCGGTCGCGCGGCGATGGACATCAAGCTCGCCGACACGCGTGACGCCGTCGAGGCCGGTGCCGACGAGATCGACATGGTCATCGACCGTGGCGCGTTCCTGTCCGGTCGCTACCTCGACGTCTTCGAGGAGATCGCCCAGGTCAAGGAGGCGTGCGCCAGGCCCGACGGGACGAGCGCCCACCTGAAGGTCATCTTCGAGACCGGCGAGCTCCAGACCTACGACAACGTCCGCCGGGCCAGCTGGCTCGCGATGATGGCCGGTGGCCACTTCATCAAGACCTCGACCGGCAAGGTGCAGCCGGCGGCGACCCTCCCGGTCACCCTGATCATGCTCGAGGCCGTCCGCGACTTCCGCGAGCAGACCGGCCAGATGGTCGGGGTGAAGCCCGCCGGTGGCATCAAGACCACCAAGGACGCCATCAAGTACCTCGTGATGGTCAACGAGACCTGCGGCGAGGACTGGCTCGACCCCGACTGGTTCCGCTTCGGTGCGTCCACGCTGCTCAACGACCTGCTGATGCAGCGCACCAAGATGACGACCGGTCGCTACTCCGGTCCCGACTACTTCACGCTGGACTGA
- a CDS encoding aldehyde dehydrogenase family protein codes for MTSPFEYAPAPESRAVVDIKPSYGLFVNGEFVDGSGTSFKTVNPATEEVLAEVAEASDADVDEAVKAARRAYTRVWSRMSGAERAKYLYRIARIIQERGRELAVLESIDNGKPIKESRDVDVPIVAAHFFYYAGWADKLKYAGYGDTPLGVAGQVIPWNFPLLMLAWKIAPALACGNTVVLKPAETTPLTALLFAEICQQADLPPGVVNIVTGAGATGRAIVSHPDVDKVAFTGSTEVGKAIARAVAGTDKKVTLELGGKAANIVFDDAPLDQAVEGIVNGIFFNQGHVCCAGSRLLVQESVADEVMSRLKRRMATLRVGDPLDKNTDVGAINSAEQLAKIRELSEIGEAEGAERWSAPCELPSNGYWFAPTVFTGVTQAHRIAREEIFGPVLSVLTFRTPSEAVEKANNTPFGLSAGVWTDKGSRILSMANRLRAGVIWANTFNKFDPTSPFGGYKESGYGREGGRHGLEAYLKGADN; via the coding sequence ATGACTTCTCCGTTCGAGTACGCCCCCGCTCCCGAGTCGCGCGCCGTCGTCGACATCAAGCCGTCCTACGGCCTGTTCGTCAACGGCGAGTTCGTCGACGGCAGCGGCACGTCGTTCAAGACCGTCAACCCGGCCACCGAGGAGGTGCTCGCCGAGGTCGCCGAGGCCAGCGACGCCGACGTCGACGAGGCCGTCAAGGCCGCCCGCCGCGCCTACACCCGCGTCTGGTCGCGGATGTCGGGCGCCGAGCGCGCGAAGTACCTCTACCGCATCGCCCGGATCATCCAGGAGCGCGGCCGCGAGCTCGCCGTCCTGGAGTCGATCGACAACGGCAAGCCGATCAAGGAGTCGCGCGACGTCGACGTCCCGATCGTCGCGGCGCACTTCTTCTACTACGCCGGCTGGGCCGACAAGCTGAAGTACGCCGGCTACGGCGACACGCCGCTGGGCGTCGCCGGCCAGGTCATCCCGTGGAACTTCCCGCTGCTGATGCTGGCGTGGAAGATCGCCCCGGCCCTGGCGTGCGGCAACACCGTCGTTCTGAAGCCGGCCGAGACCACGCCGCTCACCGCGCTGCTCTTCGCCGAGATCTGCCAGCAGGCCGACCTCCCGCCGGGGGTCGTCAACATCGTCACCGGCGCCGGCGCCACCGGCCGCGCGATCGTCTCGCACCCCGACGTCGACAAGGTCGCCTTCACCGGGTCCACGGAGGTCGGCAAGGCCATCGCCCGCGCCGTCGCCGGCACCGACAAGAAGGTCACCCTCGAGCTCGGCGGCAAGGCCGCCAACATCGTCTTCGACGACGCCCCGCTCGACCAGGCCGTCGAGGGCATCGTCAACGGCATCTTCTTCAACCAGGGCCACGTCTGCTGCGCGGGCTCGCGCCTGCTGGTGCAGGAGTCCGTCGCCGACGAGGTGATGAGCCGGCTCAAGCGCCGCATGGCCACGCTGCGCGTGGGCGACCCGCTCGACAAGAACACCGACGTCGGCGCGATCAACTCCGCCGAGCAGCTCGCCAAGATCCGCGAGCTCTCCGAGATCGGCGAGGCCGAGGGCGCGGAGCGCTGGTCCGCCCCGTGCGAGCTGCCGTCCAACGGCTACTGGTTCGCCCCGACCGTCTTCACCGGCGTCACCCAGGCCCACCGCATCGCGCGCGAGGAGATCTTCGGCCCGGTCCTGTCCGTGCTGACCTTCCGGACCCCGTCGGAGGCGGTCGAGAAGGCCAACAACACCCCGTTCGGCCTCTCGGCCGGCGTGTGGACCGACAAGGGCTCGCGGATCCTCTCGATGGCCAACCGGCTGCGGGCCGGCGTCATCTGGGCCAACACGTTCAACAAGTTCGACCCCACCTCGCCGTTCGGCGGCTACAAGGAGTCCGGCTACGGCCGCGAGGGCGGTCGCCACGGGCTCGAGGCCTACCTGAAGGGGGCTGACAACTGA
- a CDS encoding aldehyde dehydrogenase family protein, which produces MSRIDVRKTYKLYIGGQFPRSESGRSYVVNDAKGTLLANASLASRKDARDAVVAARAAFGGWSGRTAYNRAQVVYRVAEVLEGRREQFEAEMRASEGISAARARTYVDAAIDRLVWYAGWADKITQVVGNANPVAGPYFNLSTPEPSGVIAVVAPAGPLLGLVSVVAPAIVTGNTVVVIASEQHPLTSITLGEVMATSDLPGGVVNVLTGTQAEIAPWLASHMDVNGIDLTGITDEALATELEAAAADNLKRVRRPAPDTDWLAEPGLDRMTQFLETKTVWHPIGV; this is translated from the coding sequence ATGTCGCGCATCGATGTCCGCAAGACCTACAAGCTCTACATCGGCGGGCAGTTCCCCCGCTCGGAGTCGGGCCGCTCCTACGTCGTCAACGACGCCAAGGGCACGCTCCTCGCCAACGCCTCGCTCGCCTCCCGCAAGGACGCCCGCGACGCCGTCGTGGCAGCCCGCGCCGCCTTCGGCGGCTGGTCCGGGCGGACGGCGTACAACCGCGCGCAGGTCGTCTACCGCGTCGCCGAGGTGCTCGAGGGGCGTCGCGAGCAGTTCGAGGCCGAGATGCGCGCCTCGGAGGGCATCTCGGCGGCCAGGGCCCGCACCTACGTCGACGCCGCCATCGACCGGTTGGTCTGGTACGCCGGCTGGGCCGACAAGATCACCCAGGTCGTCGGCAACGCGAACCCGGTCGCCGGGCCGTACTTCAACCTCTCGACCCCCGAGCCGAGCGGCGTGATCGCCGTCGTCGCGCCGGCCGGTCCCCTCCTGGGCCTGGTCAGCGTCGTCGCGCCCGCGATCGTCACCGGCAACACCGTCGTCGTGATCGCCAGCGAGCAGCACCCGCTGACCTCGATCACCCTCGGTGAGGTGATGGCCACCAGCGACCTGCCCGGCGGCGTGGTCAACGTGCTCACCGGCACCCAGGCCGAGATCGCGCCCTGGCTGGCCTCGCACATGGACGTGAACGGGATCGACCTCACCGGCATCACCGACGAGGCCCTCGCGACCGAGCTCGAGGCGGCAGCGGCCGACAACCTCAAGCGCGTCCGCCGTCCCGCGCCCGACACCGACTGGCTCGCCGAGCCCGGCCTCGACCGGATGACGCAGTTCCTCGAGACCAAGACCGTCTGGCACCCGATCGGCGTCTGA
- a CDS encoding substrate-binding domain-containing protein has product MSLDDSTTPASVDNPEPTSRGGLSGKAPLLVGLALLLVGGGIAVFALGGNDAEAGASDCVSEQVTLTTAPVMEDLVKAAVEDVNADEPCIDVVVTAGTVKDVVALLADPNAKLPEIWIPDSPTWKGQLTQAGWTGTEVAPVLAQTPVGLIGGPAASAPASWAVALDGGNLAMADPNGEGASALALLAPFAEMKKTGETPESISEKTVPVAQTYGERAVEGATGETDLSTITASSTQLVPATEQAYLAARRSNDQLSLVAPQTGVPMLQYPLIDVNRGSKDILAQGGDLSARVARAIGRWFTSGAGIDAIAAAELRGPDGAPLPNEIGLGDAAVLSTVNQKTTDDTLRQWRVLAVPSSILAVVDLSGSMKTVIGDVSRIQLAVNASKLALDAFPEQARIGIWGFSKNRGDNGASWEEYATLDRLDAPAADGQTHGDVVRAEADALVGRVKGGTGVMDTTLAAYKYAQEHWDPAWFNSVVIFTDGASDDSSSLSLDSLVNQLKSIRDPAKPVKVIIVGISQDADTGELDQIAAATGGQNYLVDNPNEILGVLSQALLNR; this is encoded by the coding sequence ATGAGTCTCGACGACTCGACCACCCCCGCAAGCGTAGACAACCCCGAGCCCACCTCGCGCGGCGGCCTCTCGGGCAAGGCCCCGCTGCTCGTCGGACTGGCCCTCCTGCTCGTCGGCGGTGGGATCGCCGTGTTCGCCCTCGGTGGGAACGACGCCGAGGCCGGCGCGTCCGACTGCGTGTCGGAGCAGGTGACCCTGACGACCGCCCCCGTCATGGAGGACCTGGTCAAGGCCGCCGTCGAGGACGTCAACGCCGACGAGCCGTGCATCGACGTCGTGGTCACCGCCGGGACCGTCAAGGACGTCGTCGCGCTCCTGGCCGACCCGAACGCGAAGCTCCCCGAGATCTGGATCCCCGACAGCCCGACCTGGAAGGGCCAGCTGACCCAGGCCGGCTGGACCGGCACGGAGGTCGCCCCCGTCCTCGCCCAGACTCCCGTCGGGCTGATCGGCGGCCCGGCCGCCAGCGCGCCCGCGTCGTGGGCCGTCGCCCTCGACGGCGGCAACCTGGCCATGGCCGACCCGAACGGCGAGGGCGCCTCCGCCCTCGCACTCCTCGCGCCCTTCGCCGAGATGAAGAAGACCGGCGAGACGCCCGAGTCGATCAGCGAGAAGACGGTCCCGGTCGCGCAGACCTACGGCGAGCGTGCCGTGGAGGGTGCCACCGGCGAGACCGACCTCTCCACCATCACCGCGTCGAGCACCCAGCTGGTGCCCGCGACCGAGCAGGCCTACCTCGCCGCCCGCCGCAGCAACGACCAGCTCTCGCTCGTGGCCCCGCAGACCGGCGTACCGATGCTGCAGTACCCGCTCATCGACGTGAACCGCGGCAGCAAGGACATCCTCGCCCAGGGTGGGGACCTGTCCGCCCGCGTCGCCCGCGCGATCGGGCGCTGGTTCACCTCCGGCGCCGGCATCGACGCCATCGCGGCCGCCGAGCTGCGCGGCCCCGACGGCGCCCCGCTGCCCAACGAGATCGGCCTCGGCGACGCCGCCGTGCTCAGCACGGTCAACCAGAAGACCACCGACGACACGCTGCGCCAGTGGCGCGTGCTGGCCGTCCCGTCGAGCATCCTCGCGGTCGTCGACCTGTCCGGCTCGATGAAGACCGTCATCGGTGACGTCTCCCGCATCCAGCTCGCGGTCAACGCCTCCAAGCTCGCGCTCGACGCCTTCCCCGAGCAGGCCCGCATCGGCATCTGGGGCTTCTCCAAGAACCGTGGCGACAACGGCGCCTCGTGGGAGGAGTACGCCACCCTCGACCGCCTCGACGCCCCCGCGGCCGACGGCCAGACCCACGGCGACGTGGTGCGCGCCGAGGCCGACGCGCTCGTCGGCCGGGTCAAGGGCGGCACCGGCGTCATGGACACCACGCTGGCGGCCTACAAGTACGCCCAGGAGCACTGGGACCCGGCGTGGTTCAACTCCGTGGTGATCTTCACCGACGGTGCCAGCGACGACTCCAGCTCGCTCTCGCTCGACTCGCTGGTCAACCAGCTCAAGTCGATCCGCGACCCTGCGAAGCCGGTCAAGGTGATCATCGTCGGCATCTCGCAGGACGCCGACACCGGCGAGCTCGACCAGATCGCCGCCGCGACGGGTGGCCAGAACTACCTGGTGGACAACCCCAACGAGATCCTCGGCGTGCTGTCCCAGGCCCTGCTCAACCGCTGA
- a CDS encoding ATP-binding protein, which translates to MTRAQVIILSGPSGAGKSRLAERLGLPILRLDDFYKDGDDPSLPRITHGANSGIVDWDHPDSWHREDAMAALRELCATGRSDVPVYEIARNGRCGSRTVDLAGSPRFVAEGIFAPEVVAACRDEGLLAAAYCITQHPLVTFWRRLTRDLREHRKPPLVLVRRGFALMRDQQRVVATATRQGCRRATGDQAYAELTA; encoded by the coding sequence GTGACCCGGGCACAGGTGATCATCCTGTCCGGACCCAGCGGGGCCGGAAAATCTCGCCTCGCGGAGCGGTTGGGCCTCCCGATCTTGCGCCTGGACGACTTCTACAAGGACGGCGACGATCCGTCACTCCCCCGCATCACCCACGGGGCGAACTCCGGGATCGTCGACTGGGACCATCCCGACTCCTGGCACCGCGAGGACGCGATGGCCGCGCTCCGCGAGCTGTGCGCCACCGGCCGCAGCGACGTCCCGGTCTACGAGATCGCCCGGAACGGCCGGTGCGGGTCGCGCACGGTCGACCTGGCGGGCAGCCCACGCTTCGTCGCCGAGGGGATCTTCGCCCCCGAGGTGGTGGCGGCCTGCCGCGACGAGGGCCTGCTCGCGGCGGCGTACTGCATCACCCAGCACCCGCTCGTGACGTTCTGGCGGCGCCTGACCCGTGACCTGCGCGAGCACCGCAAGCCACCGCTGGTGCTCGTCCGCCGGGGGTTCGCCCTGATGCGTGACCAGCAGCGCGTGGTGGCAACCGCGACCCGGCAGGGCTGCCGGAGGGCGACCGGCGACCAGGCCTACGCCGAGCTCACCGCCTGA
- a CDS encoding adenosine deaminase: MSTPTRDQVHAAPKVLLHDHLDGGLRPQTIVELAAEIGHELPAPDAESLGRWFTESADSGSLVRYLETFDHTVAVMQNGPAIARVARECVEDLAADGVVYAEVRYAPEQHVEGGMTLDEVVAAVQEGFDAGMAASGGRIVVRQLLTAMRHQARSMEIAELAVAWRDRGVAGFDIAGAEAGFPPTRHLDAFEYLQRENAHFTIHAGEAFGLPSIWEAIQWCSADRLGHGVRIIDDITVHDDGSVELGRLAAYVRDQRIPLEMCPSSNIQTGAAESFAEHPIGLLTKLRFRVTVNTDNRLMSGTSMTQEMFGLVEAFDHTLEDLRWFTINAMKSAFLPFDERLAIIDEVVKPGYEALIGQQ; this comes from the coding sequence GTGAGCACCCCGACGCGCGACCAGGTCCACGCCGCACCGAAGGTGCTGCTGCACGACCACCTCGACGGCGGCCTGCGCCCGCAGACGATCGTCGAGCTGGCGGCCGAGATCGGCCACGAGCTCCCCGCGCCGGACGCCGAGTCGCTGGGCCGGTGGTTCACCGAGTCGGCCGACTCCGGCTCGCTCGTGCGCTACCTCGAGACGTTCGACCACACGGTGGCGGTCATGCAGAACGGTCCGGCCATCGCGCGCGTCGCGCGCGAGTGCGTCGAGGACCTCGCCGCCGACGGTGTCGTCTACGCCGAGGTCCGCTACGCCCCCGAGCAGCACGTCGAGGGCGGGATGACGCTCGACGAGGTCGTCGCCGCGGTGCAGGAGGGCTTCGACGCGGGCATGGCAGCCAGCGGCGGCAGGATCGTCGTACGCCAGCTGCTGACCGCGATGCGGCACCAGGCCCGCTCGATGGAGATCGCCGAGCTCGCCGTCGCGTGGCGCGACCGGGGCGTGGCCGGCTTCGACATCGCCGGCGCGGAGGCCGGCTTCCCGCCCACCCGCCACCTCGACGCCTTCGAGTACCTCCAGCGCGAGAACGCCCACTTCACGATCCACGCCGGTGAGGCCTTCGGCCTGCCCTCCATCTGGGAGGCGATCCAGTGGTGCAGCGCCGACCGGCTCGGCCACGGCGTCCGCATCATCGACGACATCACCGTCCATGACGACGGCTCCGTCGAGCTCGGCCGGCTGGCGGCCTACGTCCGCGACCAGCGGATCCCGCTCGAGATGTGCCCGAGCTCCAACATCCAGACCGGCGCCGCGGAGTCCTTCGCCGAGCACCCGATCGGTCTGCTGACGAAGCTCCGGTTCCGGGTGACGGTCAACACCGACAACCGGCTGATGAGCGGGACCTCGATGACGCAGGAGATGTTCGGGCTGGTCGAGGCCTTCGACCACACCCTCGAGGACCTGCGCTGGTTCACCATCAACGCGATGAAGTCGGCGTTCCTGCCCTTCGACGAGCGCCTCGCCATCATCGACGAGGTCGTCAAGCCGGGCTACGAGGCGCTGATCGGCCAGCAGTGA
- a CDS encoding MaoC family dehydratase: MRTFTSLDDVAAAAGTEIGTSDWLQIDQARIDAFADATLDHQWIHVDVEAAAAGPFGSTIAHGFLTLSLLPRFASQVFSFETPGARLNYGLDKVRFPSPVPVGSRVRSHVRFGEVRDLPAGKQLVIEHTVEIEGHDKPACVAAHVVLLLS, encoded by the coding sequence ATGCGCACCTTCACCTCGCTCGACGACGTCGCCGCGGCCGCCGGCACCGAGATCGGCACCAGCGACTGGCTCCAGATCGACCAGGCCCGGATCGACGCCTTCGCCGACGCGACCCTCGACCACCAGTGGATCCACGTGGACGTCGAGGCGGCCGCAGCCGGTCCGTTCGGCTCCACGATCGCGCACGGCTTCCTCACGCTGAGCCTGCTCCCGCGCTTCGCCTCGCAGGTCTTCAGCTTCGAGACGCCGGGCGCCCGGCTCAACTACGGCCTCGACAAGGTGCGCTTCCCCTCCCCCGTCCCCGTCGGCAGCAGGGTGCGCTCCCACGTGCGCTTCGGCGAGGTCCGGGACCTGCCCGCCGGCAAGCAGCTCGTCATCGAGCACACGGTCGAGATCGAGGGCCACGACAAGCCCGCGTGCGTCGCCGCGCACGTGGTGCTCCTCCTCTCCTGA
- a CDS encoding VWA domain-containing protein, translating to MDIPDERAPGGSPLPTPVLVVLLLVLGLTVGGGGAYLVLARGTSAAADTETCGAYRSVDVTVAPELYSVVVEALDSVAPACTRVVPTSRSGMEVAQGVSMGGALPDVWIPESRFLTTRAYLGPAARPRTITQTLAHTPVLLVGGSAAQRFASWGEAEASGRVSVPDPESSAAGALALVAPQVEAGSVGRTRAAARELVVPFAQKVGARRARGADTNVSPSVFARRSPRLVVTTEHELDGVRAQRPDLRDLTPGSGTPVLDFPLVLGRDAAEGSRAVATALVEHLGGPEGRAMLADEGLRTGADPGAGMLRTPSAATISSAVQSWRTLAVPSAILAVVDASGSMDAEASGGTRMDLLADAAGIGLSFLPDHARVGLWIFSIDKGGPGQDWRQLEPMRRLDDLRRGRTQRFALRQRAEQLPALIGGGTGLYDTALAAYRAAVRSYRPEYSNAVVLMTDGRNQDPGSVELAELLDRLRDLRDPDRPVRVVGIAISGDADLDALQQIAHVTGGEAYLAAQPEDVLGVFAQAVLSR from the coding sequence ATGGACATCCCGGACGAGCGCGCCCCAGGCGGCTCACCACTCCCGACGCCCGTGCTGGTCGTGCTGCTGCTCGTGCTCGGCCTGACCGTCGGCGGGGGCGGCGCCTACCTGGTCCTGGCGCGGGGGACCTCCGCGGCCGCCGACACCGAGACGTGCGGGGCCTATCGCTCGGTCGACGTCACCGTCGCGCCGGAGCTCTACTCCGTGGTCGTCGAGGCCCTGGACTCGGTCGCGCCGGCCTGCACCCGCGTGGTGCCCACCTCGCGGAGCGGGATGGAGGTGGCGCAAGGAGTCTCGATGGGCGGTGCGCTGCCCGACGTGTGGATCCCGGAGTCGCGGTTCCTCACCACCCGGGCCTACCTCGGTCCGGCCGCGCGACCGCGGACGATCACGCAGACCCTGGCCCACACGCCCGTGCTCCTGGTCGGCGGCTCCGCTGCCCAGCGGTTCGCCTCCTGGGGCGAGGCGGAGGCGTCGGGACGGGTGTCGGTGCCCGACCCCGAGTCGTCCGCCGCCGGCGCCCTCGCCCTCGTCGCACCGCAGGTGGAGGCCGGGTCGGTGGGACGCACCCGCGCGGCCGCCCGCGAGCTGGTCGTGCCGTTCGCCCAGAAGGTGGGCGCCCGGAGGGCACGCGGCGCCGACACCAACGTCAGCCCGTCCGTGTTCGCCCGCCGCTCGCCCCGGCTCGTGGTCACCACCGAGCACGAGCTCGACGGCGTACGCGCGCAGAGGCCGGACCTGCGTGACCTGACCCCCGGGTCCGGGACGCCCGTCCTCGACTTCCCGCTGGTGCTGGGTCGCGATGCGGCGGAGGGCTCGCGCGCGGTCGCCACCGCCCTCGTCGAGCACCTCGGCGGTCCGGAGGGCCGGGCGATGCTCGCCGACGAGGGCCTGCGCACCGGCGCCGACCCGGGCGCGGGGATGCTGCGCACGCCGTCGGCGGCCACCATCTCCTCGGCCGTCCAGTCGTGGCGCACGCTCGCGGTGCCGTCGGCGATCCTCGCGGTCGTCGACGCGTCCGGCTCGATGGACGCCGAGGCGAGCGGTGGCACCCGGATGGACCTGCTCGCCGACGCGGCCGGCATCGGGCTGTCGTTCCTCCCCGACCACGCGCGGGTCGGGCTCTGGATCTTCTCCATCGACAAGGGCGGGCCGGGCCAGGACTGGCGCCAGCTCGAGCCGATGCGCCGCCTCGACGACCTGCGCCGCGGCCGGACCCAGCGCTTCGCCCTCCGCCAGCGTGCCGAGCAGCTGCCCGCCCTCATCGGGGGCGGGACGGGGCTGTACGACACCGCGCTGGCGGCCTACCGGGCGGCGGTGCGCAGCTACCGGCCGGAGTACTCCAACGCCGTGGTCCTGATGACCGATGGTCGCAACCAGGACCCCGGGTCGGTCGAGCTGGCCGAGCTGCTCGACCGGCTGCGCGACCTGCGCGACCCCGACCGCCCGGTGCGGGTGGTCGGCATAGCGATCAGCGGCGACGCCGACCTCGACGCCCTGCAGCAGATCGCCCACGTCACCGGTGGTGAGGCCTACCTCGCCGCGCAGCCCGAGGACGTGCTGGGGGTGTTCGCCCAGGCCGTGCTCTCCCGCTGA
- a CDS encoding NAD(P)-dependent alcohol dehydrogenase: MSRATGYRATSTPGEVELFELTRRDPRPDDVVVRISHCGVCHTDLHALGGSPADRGDTPLVPGHELVGEVVGIGADVTRFSVGDPVAVGNIVDSCGVCGMCVAGQENMCEEFPTLTYGGTDRVDGTPTLGGWSSSYVVREDFAYHRPAGLDPAAVAPLMCAGVTVWEPLRVWGAGPGVRVGVVGLGGLGHLAVKLAVALGAEVTVFTRTADKTDDARALGAHHVVVSTDEAAMAGIGLGLDLVVDCVPATHDLGPYLRTLALDGTLVVVGDLGRSGFEGMDLVRARRRIAVSGSAGRTSTQEMLDFCGEHGIVADVEVLPSAQVGVALERLARGDVRYRFSLDLGDLSPTLTMTGQ; the protein is encoded by the coding sequence ATGTCCCGTGCCACCGGCTACCGCGCGACCAGCACCCCGGGCGAGGTGGAGCTGTTCGAGCTCACCCGCCGCGATCCCAGGCCCGACGACGTCGTCGTCCGGATCAGCCACTGCGGGGTCTGCCACACCGACCTCCACGCGCTCGGCGGGTCGCCGGCCGACCGGGGTGACACGCCCCTGGTGCCCGGCCACGAGCTCGTCGGGGAGGTCGTCGGGATCGGGGCCGACGTCACGCGCTTCTCCGTCGGCGACCCCGTCGCCGTCGGCAACATCGTGGACTCCTGCGGCGTGTGCGGCATGTGCGTCGCCGGGCAGGAGAACATGTGCGAGGAGTTCCCGACGCTGACCTACGGCGGCACCGACCGGGTCGACGGGACGCCGACGCTGGGCGGTTGGTCGTCGTCGTACGTCGTGCGCGAGGACTTCGCCTACCACCGCCCCGCCGGGCTCGACCCCGCCGCCGTCGCGCCGCTGATGTGCGCCGGCGTCACCGTGTGGGAGCCGCTGCGGGTCTGGGGCGCGGGTCCGGGCGTGCGCGTCGGGGTCGTCGGACTCGGCGGCCTCGGCCACCTGGCCGTGAAGCTCGCGGTCGCGCTGGGTGCCGAGGTCACGGTCTTCACCCGGACGGCCGACAAGACCGACGACGCACGCGCGCTGGGTGCGCACCACGTGGTGGTGTCGACCGACGAGGCCGCGATGGCCGGGATCGGACTGGGCCTGGACCTGGTCGTCGACTGCGTCCCGGCGACGCACGACCTCGGTCCCTACCTGCGCACCCTCGCCCTCGACGGGACGCTCGTGGTCGTGGGCGACCTCGGTCGGTCGGGCTTCGAGGGCATGGACCTGGTCCGCGCCCGGCGCCGCATCGCGGTCTCGGGGAGTGCGGGCCGGACCTCGACGCAGGAGATGCTCGACTTCTGCGGCGAGCACGGCATCGTCGCCGACGTCGAGGTGCTGCCGTCCGCCCAGGTGGGTGTCGCCCTCGAGAGGCTGGCGCGCGGTGACGTGCGCTACCGCTTCAGCCTGGACCTCGGAGACCTCTCACCAACTCTGACGATGACCGGCCAGTAG
- a CDS encoding TetR family transcriptional regulator, translating to MGKADDTRRRIIAAATAEFVAHGLAGARVDRIASQARINKAQLYHYVGNKDALFAAAVAELVVGTVGRVPLTVEDLPGYAARMYDAYLADASLVRLLTWSRLESRPTGDLFSAPHHDGPALAKLFEAQAAGRLVADVEVEDMWSMLIALCATWAQASLTLTADAADPETVHERRRQALRATVTRAFVR from the coding sequence ATGGGCAAGGCCGACGACACCCGACGGCGGATCATCGCCGCCGCGACCGCGGAGTTCGTGGCCCACGGACTGGCCGGCGCGCGGGTGGACCGCATCGCGTCGCAGGCGCGGATCAACAAGGCGCAGCTCTACCACTACGTCGGCAACAAGGACGCCCTCTTCGCGGCCGCCGTCGCCGAGCTGGTCGTCGGCACCGTCGGCCGGGTGCCCCTCACCGTCGAGGACCTGCCCGGCTACGCCGCCCGGATGTACGACGCCTACCTGGCCGACGCGTCCCTCGTCCGGCTGCTGACGTGGTCGCGGCTCGAGAGCCGGCCCACCGGCGACCTGTTCAGCGCACCGCACCACGACGGACCGGCGCTCGCGAAGCTGTTCGAGGCGCAGGCGGCCGGGCGGCTCGTCGCCGACGTCGAGGTCGAGGACATGTGGTCGATGCTCATCGCGCTCTGCGCCACCTGGGCGCAGGCCTCGCTCACCCTCACGGCGGACGCGGCCGACCCCGAGACCGTGCACGAGCGTCGCCGTCAGGCGCTCCGCGCCACGGTGACGCGCGCGTTCGTGCGCTGA